The sequence below is a genomic window from bacterium.
CGCTCATCGACCTGCTGTTCGAGGAACAGATGCGCCAATCCGGCGATCAGGGATATCGGCAAAAACTGGCACGGCTCAAAGACTTCACCGGCCTCAGGGAGCACAGCCTGCCGAAAACATTCAAAGGCGTGCTCCGGCCGTATCAAAAAGCGGGCTATGACTGGCTGCTCTTTCTCAAAGAGTACGGCTTTGGTGGCTGCCTGGCCGATGATATGGGATTGGGTAAAACCGTGCAGGCGTTGGCCCTGCTGCTGAAGGAAAAAGAGAACGGTTGCCGCACCCCCAGTCTGATCGTCTGTCCCACATCGGTGGTGTTCAACTGGGAAAAGGAGGTGCAGAAATTCGCGCCTGATCTCACGGTGCTGGTGCACACGGGCATGCAGCGCCGCCGCAACCTGGACCGGTTCGCCGGCTATGACGTGATCCTGACCAGTTACGGTCTGGTGCTGCGCGACCTTCCGTTTCTCAAAGAGCACCGGTTTCACTATGTGATTCTCGACGAGTCGCAAAAAATAAAAAATCCGCTGTCGCAGACCGCCAAGGCGGTGCACCTGCTCAAGGCGGAACACCGATTAGTGCTCACCGGCACGCCGGTGGAGAACAACACCTCGGAGCTGTGGTCGCAGTTCTCCTTCCTCAATCCTGGTCTGCTGGGCTCGCTGCCCACTTTCCGCTCTTTCTTTGCCCTGCCCATTGAAAAAAGAAACGACGAGGAGGCGGTGACGCTGCTCAAGCGCATGATCTTTCCCTTTGTGCTCCGCCGCAGCAAAGAGCTGGTGGAAAAGGAACTGCCGGAGAAAAGCGAACAGATCTATTATTGCAACATGAACCCGGAGCAGGCCCGGCTCTACCGCCACTGGCGCGATTTCTACCGTTCCCTCATCCTGCACAGAATCGACCAGGTCGGCCTGGATCGAGCGCGCATGAACATTCTTGAAGGATTGGTCAAACTGCGGCAGATCTCATGCCATCCGCAGCTGATCGACCGCGAGTCCGCGGCGGAGTCAAGCAAATTCGAAGCGCTGAAAGAGATGCTCGAAGACATCCTGGCCGAAGGCCACAAAGTGCTGATCTTTTCTCAGTTCGTCAAAATGCTCGCCGTCGTGCGAAAATATCTGGATGAGCAGTCCATTGCTTACGAGTATCTGGACGGTCACACCATCGACCGCAAAACCTGCGTACAGCACTTTCAATCGGACGCGTCGGTGCGGATTTTTCTCATCAGTTTAAAAGCAGGGGGCACCGGCTTGAATCTGACCGCTGCAGACTATGTGGTCCTGTATGATCCCTGGTGGAATCCAGCAGTGGAGCTGCAGGCCACCGATCGAGCGCACCGCATCGGGCAGGATAAAAAAGTTTTCGTCTATCGCATGATCACCAAAGACACGGTGGAAGAAAAAATGCTGGAGCTGCAAGAGCGGAAACGCAGCCTGGTGGCCAACCTCATCGGCGTGGACAGTGGCTTCTTCAAATCGCTGACGCGCCACGACATCGAGGTGCTGTTCTCATAACGCCGCAAACGGCCCCAGAGCTGATAATAAACCGGTCCCCTTTATCGGCGTCTGCGCTCTGGGCTATCGGTTTCGGCATAAACGGCTTCGCCGGGCAGGTCTGTTCCATTCATCATCGAGGATCGGCTGCCGTTGCTTGACTTTTTCAGGCAGGCTCTATGACGTTGTCTAAAGAGGTACGCGCTCGCATCGAGGTGATGGAGGGCGATATCACCCAACTCCAGATTGACGCTATTGTGAACGCCGCCAACTCTTCCCTGCTCGGCGGCGGGGGCGTTGACGGCGCCATCCATCGCGCCGCCGGGCCTGGTCTGCTGCAAGAATGCCGCGGTCTGGGCGGTTGCCCGACCGGCGAGGCGCGCATCACCGCCGGTCATCGTTTGCCGGCGCGCCGGATCATTCATACTGTCGGCCCGGTTTATCGGGGCGGTCGTTGCGGCGAAGCGGAGCAACTGGCCTCGTGCTACCGAGAAGTACTCAAGCTGGCCTCTGCCACTGGAGTGCAATCCATCGCTTTTCCGTGCATCTCCACCG
It includes:
- a CDS encoding DEAD/DEAH box helicase, translated to ALSRDEKYVKLADHSIAMLPEELIKKFQFLFHFATMEERSLRLPALQVTLIDLLFEEQMRQSGDQGYRQKLARLKDFTGLREHSLPKTFKGVLRPYQKAGYDWLLFLKEYGFGGCLADDMGLGKTVQALALLLKEKENGCRTPSLIVCPTSVVFNWEKEVQKFAPDLTVLVHTGMQRRRNLDRFAGYDVILTSYGLVLRDLPFLKEHRFHYVILDESQKIKNPLSQTAKAVHLLKAEHRLVLTGTPVENNTSELWSQFSFLNPGLLGSLPTFRSFFALPIEKRNDEEAVTLLKRMIFPFVLRRSKELVEKELPEKSEQIYYCNMNPEQARLYRHWRDFYRSLILHRIDQVGLDRARMNILEGLVKLRQISCHPQLIDRESAAESSKFEALKEMLEDILAEGHKVLIFSQFVKMLAVVRKYLDEQSIAYEYLDGHTIDRKTCVQHFQSDASVRIFLISLKAGGTGLNLTAADYVVLYDPWWNPAVELQATDRAHRIGQDKKVFVYRMITKDTVEEKMLELQERKRSLVANLIGVDSGFFKSLTRHDIEVLFS
- a CDS encoding O-acetyl-ADP-ribose deacetylase → MTLSKEVRARIEVMEGDITQLQIDAIVNAANSSLLGGGGVDGAIHRAAGPGLLQECRGLGGCPTGEARITAGHRLPARRIIHTVGPVYRGGRCGEAEQLASCYREVLKLASATGVQSIAFPCISTGIYGYPKEKACRIAIDSVSEWLDGHDFPRTVIFCCYEKVDAQLYRKQLNIPWSDVHQQ